The DNA window GGTTGCTTTTCGCTCTCCGGACCCTCCCCCCCTCCCCTAATTCGACGAGCCCCCCAACACGGACAGGCGGCAGGGTTGCGGGTCCCCCCCCCGCCCCTCAACCCCACTGAATCGAGATTCCTGTCCGGCTATTCCCGCTTTGCCGCGCAGTCTCCGGCTTCGCCGGGGCTGCTGCGCAGCCGGATTGCCCATGAAAGGGGACACCTCCGCGTTATCCACCCATCTGCGTGGAGAAATACTGCGAAGTCCCCCGCAACGGGTGCGTCAAACGTGTGGAAGGGGCTTCACCACGTCTTCCGAACCGGGCAAATGTCGCCTTCGCGGACGCGGCCACAAGGGGCAACTCTTTTCTCAGCCAATAGATTTCTCTTGAATCCAAATTCTTCTTCTCCGCCATTCCACCCAAACATCTCGACCGCCCAGTTTCTGCTGGGCGGCTTCCTTTTCCGGAGGTCCCTATGTCCAGAAAGTCCTATCTCACCCCATCGATGACAGCCCTGTTGCTGGAAAGCCACGCCCAGGGGTTGAAGAACCAGGCTCTTGCCGACCGACTTGGCGTCAGCCTCGCCCAGGTCAAGCGGTACAAGAAGCAACTCGGCCTGGGGAGCAACGACCACCGCAATACCCTCGGCAGACGGGGCGAGCAGCTTGTGGCCGAAGCCCTCCGCCGGGGAGGTCTACCTGCGGTGGTCATGCCCCACGGTCATCCCTTCGACCTCCAGTCCGGTTCGCTGCGCCTGGAGGTCAAGACCTCAGAGAAGCCCCAGGCAGGGCGCTACCGTTTCCGGCTGAACACGAAGCGCAGCTCAAACCATGCCCGGTACCGGTACACCAAGGACTTCCACGCAGACTCCGACTTCCTGGTGCTCGTCATTGAGGAAGGTGGAGAACTCCAGCATCTGTACTGCATTCCGACGGCGCTGTGGAAGCCTAATCTCTGGGTTCAGCCGGATTCCCCTTTTTGCCCTTACGCGTCTTTTCGGAATGTCCTGCATCTGCTGCGGATGGCGCTGGCAGCGTGATGGGAGTACGCCAGAAGGGCAGTGCCCAGGCCAGGGTGTCCACGATGAACTCCAGGCGCTCCCGGTCCAGGGTCATCTCCCACACGGGGCTGTCCCCACCCGGCTCACCCAGCCGCGCCCGCAGCCCGATGACGTGCCAGCCGTCCCCACCCAGCACCATCTCGACCTTACCTTGCGCGATGGCTTCCCGCCAGCGGGGCAGGTTGGCCCGCAGCCCCTCTGGATGGTCCGGCTGGAAGTCTGGCTCGCCCCAGTGCCGCTTGAGTTTCGGGTTGAACGGGTCACCGTCCAGCTCGTTCATGGCCTGCTCCAAGGGACTGGTGGCTATCCAGAGCAGCAGCGTCGCGGCAAGCTGGAGCCCCACAGAGACGGGATTGGTGATGCCGTAGGGGTTCACCTCCCGCCAGCGGACATGGCTCAGATTCCGCCGAACAGCCAGCGTCGTGAACCGGGTCCGCTGCTCCTCGCTGAAGGTGCCCTCTCGCGTTTGGCGGTCGCTCATCGGCGGCCCCCAGTCTTGGCAGCGTCCATGCGGTCGGCAGGCGACACCTGGGCGTGAACCCTGGTCAGGTCTTCGGGAAGCAGGTTCACGTAGCGGCGGGTCATGTCCAGGTTGGAGTGGCCCATCACATGCTGGAGCGAGAACACGTCCCCCCCATTCCGCAGGTAGTTCACGGCGAAGGCCCGCCGGAAGGCATGGGGGGCCGCGTGTGCCCTGGGAACCTTGGCCTGCTGGGCGAGGTCGGCCAGCACCTGCGAGACCCCAGAGCGGGTCAGCGGCGTGCCCACCCGGCCCAGGAAGACGTGCTGGGTGAAGGCGTGGCGCGGCTTGCGGCTCTTGCGGATGTAGCGGTCCAGTGCCTCGGAGGCCATCTGCCCCAGGGGGACCACCCGCTCCTTGTTTCCCTTGCCGATGACCCGGATGAGGCCATCAGTGAAGCGCACGTCCTCCACGGTCAGGCTTGCCACTTCGGCCAGCCGGAGCCCGGTATCGAACAGGGTGACGACGATGGCTGTCTCCCGGTCACGGAAAGGGCTCTTTCGGGCGACGGCCAGCATTCGGCGGTACTCCTCGCCGCTCAGCGTCACCATCAGCCTCTGGGGCCTCTTGATGCGTTCCAGACGGGTGGTGGGATTGCGGTCCAGGAGTTCGTCTTTCACGGCCCACTCGAAGAGGCCCTTGAGCGCCCGGTAGTGCGCGTCAATCCCCCCTTCGGCCAGACCCTTCGCTTCAAGGTGTTCCATGAAGCCGCGAAGGTCTCCCACGGTGACGGCCTCGGCCCGCAGGCAGTGCTCCTGGGTTTCCAGGTAGGCCCGCAAAGCCCTGGCGGTGGCGTCGTAGTACGTCAGGGTGTAGGGGCTGCGCCTGCGGAGCTTGAGGTGCCGGGTATGCCGCTGCCAGAGTTCGTCGAGGTGCATGGCTGCTCCTTTCGACGGCATCTGTTCTGGGCTTCAGTGAGCAGAGAATCCGAATCGTTTGCTCTGGAACTTCGCTATGGGAAGCACACTATCCCGCGATTCTCATGTCGCTCATTGTGACGAGTCCAAAACGAAAATGCCCGTCCTAGACGGGCATTTTCTGGGTTGGTGGCCAGGGCCGGACTTGAACCGGCGACCCAACGATTTTCAGCCGACTGGGCCAACGTTGCTATACGCACCGCTTCGACACACCTCGCGCTCAAGGAAGCCGTTCCAGACACGTTTTTTCTGTAACCGTACGTCTGCTTAAATTCGACGCGCGACCAGGTCGAAGCCAATTATACCCAAGGGTTTGGGCACAAATTGGGCACGCTGTGGCAGGGCCTGGGGAAACAATGCCAGCGTCAGACTAAGAGGGGCAGGCCGCCTGGGGCTCGTTCTCAGCCCATCAGTTGACCTTAGATCGAGCCCTTGCCGTCTTGACGTTAGGCATCCCACAGGCCGGCGCCTCCGCGTCAGCAGCCTGTGCAGGTGATGCTCAGTATCGCTACTTGCACTTGGCGCCGAGATCGTCTTGAGCGGACAAGCACCGGTTGAAGCAGATGGAAACGGCCAGGTTTTGCTATCACCCTGAGAGCGTCTGAATCATCCTGAGCTGGGAAGTTCACGCCGCAGATTCACCTATACACGCATGGCCCGGGAAGCGCTAGAAACTAATCCAGGACCTTCCTACTCGCGTTCGCTTGTTGACCCTCGCCCATCAGGAGGCGTTCCCTTCCGTTGTCGGAGAGCTTCCGTCGGCCTTCGACCCGGACGATTTGTTGGGCGTGGCGTCGATGATGACCACCGACTCGTCCCCCTCACGCTTCAGCTCCCGCAGGACCCCCTTCACCTTGGCGATTTCCGACGGGTTTAAGCACAGCACCACCTTGATGCTCCTCTGCGCGTCCCCGGCTTTCTCGTACACGTCCGTCTGATGTTGCAAGTTGCGCTTCAGGCTGGTGCTCGACCCCAGCTTGAACTCCACGATGGTCTTGTCCGCCGCACCGCGGGAGACCACGAAGTCCGCTGGCCCGCGCCCATTGTTCACCTCGCGGTTCACGTCGAAAGGGGACCCCAGCCAGGTCAGGCGGAACATGATCTGGATGTCGTCCTCCTTGACGCTGCGCTGCCCGTCCTTGAAGAAGATGCGATACCCGTCCTTGTCCTCGATCACGGACCGCAGGTAGGTGACGCGCTGCATCGCTTCCTCGTAGGAGTTCGCCCCGATCTTGTTCGGCAGAGAGGGGATGGCGTAGAAGCCCAGCTCCGCCAGCTTCTCGACGATCTCGCGGATGGCGAGGATGAACTGCGCTTCGACCCGCTGGACTTTCTCGGCGCTCACGGACACGGCGCCCTCGCCGTTGTCCTCCTTGAGTTTGATGTACTCGTCGAGGATCTGCGGGTACCGCTCCAGCAGGGTGGTCCCGAGTTCGCCGATGTCCGACTTGCTTATGCCGCGCTTCTCGACCACGGCGTCGAGGAGCAGGTCGGCGAGCGCCTGACGCAACTGCGTGTCCCGCATGGCGACGACGATGTCGAGGAACCGTTCCAGCATGTCCGGGCGGTTGATCCACGTCTCGTCGCGCGTGAGGATGGCCTTGGGTGTCAGGAGGACGAAGTCACGCTTGTAGACGGGCAGCACGAAGGTCCGGCGTGTCCACACCTGCTTCTCGTAGTCGAACTCCACCTTGTTCACGCCGAACGTCCGGCACTGGGACGGCTGGAGGTGCCGTTGGGCGAACGTCTGCGTGTATTCCAGCAGGTACCGCTTGATGAGGTTCACGGTGAAGTCGCTGATCAGGTCGCGGCCCACCCCGTCCTTGATTAGCGCGAACTTCTCGATGTGCGCCGACTCGGAAATGCCCTCCTCACCGAAGTTCTTCAGCGCCCCCCGCATACTCCTGACCATCGACTGCGCGAACGCTTTTCCCAGCCCAGCGCCACTGTTCCCCGTTTTGCTGAACCCCAACCAGTTCTGTTTCACCTCAGGGAAGTAGAACAACCGCTCCACAGTGGGAGCCGACAGGGGCTTGGGGCCGTTCACAAGGTCGCGGAGGTACTTCACGTACCGGACGATGTCCTCGTGCAGCTGGTTCAGTTCGGGTGAGTCGCTCTCGAAGAGCAGGAACGGGTCCACGAACATCGGCAGGTCGTTAATGAGGGAGATGTCCAGCGCGCCGTACTCCTCCAGTACATCAGGACTAATTTTGAAGTGGTCGCTGAAGTAGATGTCGACGCCCATACGCCTCATAGGAGAGCACAAGAGGTCTTCGACAGCGCGTAGTTTTTCGCTCTTCGGAAGAGCGCCTTCTTGTGGCCGCGGCGACCGTCGCCCGCGCACACGGCGCGACCTGCGAGGAACATGTTACGCGCCTGTCCCGCAGCTAGCCTCACCTCGCCGCCCGTTTGTGGCGGCACAGCGGTACGTCCAACGCCAGGCAGCCCCAAGCTTCATAGAGCAGACCGACCCGCACGACGGGATGGACGTGAGTGCGCGTCCTCACGCTATCAACTTCAATGGCGCGTACAGCGAAGGCCCCTCGCATGGTCCGAATAAAGCGGGACTCGCTGTGAGAAGCTTGCCCGGCACCTCCAGCCACTACGCGAACCTTATGGACCCAGGTCGACACGCCTAGGCCGCACGTTCGCTGCAAGTGACATCACCAACTACAGCATTTACTGCACACAGAGATTCGGCCGCCCAGAGGAACGTCGAATGAACTGTCAATAAGCCATTTCACGAACCACGGGGCGTGGTTATGCCCCAGGTATAATGAACCGGATGACGATTTCTCCCTCACCACCCGCACTCCACTCGGAGAAACGGGAATTTCTTTTAGCGGCCATCAGTGACGTTCAGGAGACCCTTCGCTTCACGGAGTCCAAGGCGGGCGTGATCGCCGTGGTGCTGACCATCGCCGCCTCCGCCCTGGCCGCGTACCCGAAGGTGGGGGACGTCATCGGGGGACAGGTGCTGCGGACCACCGTGCAGCAGGCGTTCACCACACCAGGCCCAGGCGTGACCGCGGCCGGCCTGTGGCTGAAACTGGGAGCGGAAGCCGCCTTCCTCACCTCAGCGGTCCTGGTCGCCCTCGCCGTGTTCATGGCCGCCAAGGCCGTCGTGCCGGTCAGTCAACCCGTCCAGCACATTGACGGCGCAGACGCCTTCGAACTCGACGACACGCAGCGGCAGCTGTTCTTCCCAGACGGCCTGTCACGCCGCCTCACCCTCGGCGAACTCCTCCGAAACCCCCATCCCGACGTCAGGCTGTGCGTCTCCCTGCCGCAGTACGCCTCCACGCTGGGCGCCGCGCACGAGGAGGACCTCAACCAGCGGCTGATGAAGGAACTACTGCTCCTCAGTTACATCCGCACCGTCAAGACGCAACGCGTCACCCGCGCCCTGCGGTTCGTCCGTCATGCCCTCTTCGCCTTCGGGCTGGGCCTGGTCCTCTTCTACCTCAAAGCCCTATTCAACCTGGGAGGCTGATCGATGGCAAGAACTGTTCGTGAGGCGCTGCGTGCCGTGGCGCGAGACAACCTGCAAGACCTCAGCCGCGGCCGCACCATTGCCAAGTCCGTACAGCCTGGCGGCTCGTCAGGCATCCGCTCGTACGCCGAGCCGACCATCACCCTCCTGCGGGAGGCCGGGCTGCTGTCCGCCGTGCGCACGCTTGGGGGACACCCTGGCTTCGACCCGCGCCCCGACGAGACCCGCGAGGCGCCCGTCACGACCATGTTCGCGGACCTGCGCAACTTCACGAAGTACGCGCTGTTCCTCCCCCTCGACCAGGTGCGGGAGATCAAAGCACGTGTGATCAAGACGGCCGTGGACACGGTACACGCGTTCGACGGGCACGTCCACAACATTCCAGGCGATGGGGTGATGGCCTTCTTCGGCGCGCCGGGCGAGGACCCCCGCCTGGGGGCCACGCGGGCCCTGCGTGCGGGCGCATATCTCCTCACCCTAATCCGTGATGATGTCAGCACTTTCCTGATGGAGCAGGGCATCTTCGACGCCCCGGTGAAGATGCGGGTGGGCATCGAGTACGGCACCGCCCTATGGGGGCAGTACGGGGTCCTCGGGACCTCCGAGGTGAAAGCCACGGGCTTCCCAGTAGACTTCGCCGCCAAGGTACAGCAGAGCGTCGGTGCGGATGAACTGGGCCTCGGCGAGGGCATTGTGGACCTGCTATCCATCCCAGACGACTTCATCCTCCGGCGCGGTGCGGAGTACCGGCGCCAGTATAAGAACGAGGTCCGGGTTAAGAAGTCGTACGTGTTCGACTGGGTGTCGTTCATCGACTCCGAGGATGAGGCCACCCTGGAGAACATGGGGTCCGCCTACCCGGGTTGGGAGCCCCGCGGGGAGTACACGAACCCCCGCGCGAACGAACTGCTGCCCATCGCCGCGCACAGCATCCGGCTGGTGACACACGTGGCCGCTCGGGAAGGTGGACCGTGGAAGTTGAAGTACAACAGCCTGCGCAAACTTCCGAAAGGCTGGCACCTGCGGTTTAAGGTCGAGCACACTGTGCCCCCGCCCTTCGAGGTTGAGTGGGAGGTCGTGAACAACGGCGGGGAAGCTTACGGGGCGGGGCAGACTTACTGGCGACGTAACCATGGACAGGCCGTGAACATGGAGTCCACCCGTTACCGCGGGACGCACCTGATGGTATGCACCATCAAGAAGAACGGCGTTCCCGTTGCCCGCGCTTTGCGCCGCGTGCTCATCGGCTGACCTCCAAAGCCGTCCGGGTAGGCGCCCCTTGACGCAGCTTTCAAGCCACGCTGTTTACGCGGTCACGCCCCAGGGGTGCACTCCAGTACGAGTTGCTCCTCTCACCCTCGTCGGTGTGCGGCCGTCGTCCGAACGAGGTACGCCACGGTTCCCGCAAGCAGACTCAACCCAAGGGACCCCAGGATTTCGACCATGCTCGTTTCAGACGGAGCGCTCAGGCGCGCGTCAAGGGCGAGCGTGATCATGGGACAGCCACGATGGACTGCGCCTGAAGCGAGGGCTCGCCCCTGTACGTCGTCATCTTGCCCTCGATGCGGACGGTACCCCCCTCCTCTGCCAGCCTCAGGATTTCCGCGCGGTCGGCCTGAGACCAGACGCTGGCGAACATCACTCCCTTCAACGTGTTGTCAAGGGTGAACAGCAGCATCGGCCCGTTGCTGGCCTCGTACTCGCGGTGCGAGGTGATGCGGCCGTCAACCTGCACCGGCCCCTGCTGCGCCGCGGCAGCCGAACTGTCCATCGTCGAGGCCTGAGCGAGCACCGTGATGGCGTGCCGGTCTTCAAGTTTCACCTGGGGTTGTCCTCGGTAAGTGGTCGGGAGGCCCGTGGCCTCGATGGTGTCCCCCAACCCCGGCATCGGGTCAAGGACGCCCAGTGAAGGCATAGCGGTCAGGGTAATCTCGTCCCCGTTCTCCTGAGCAACGACGATTCTAAGGAAGCCACGTTCGCTTCGAAGAATCTTCTGCACCTGCCCCCGTGTGGCGATCATCTCTACCTTGGCAGCAGGTGGAGCCTCTGCTTGCTCGCTCGTGCTAGCCGGAGCTTGAGCAGAAACCGCTGAAGCCGTCTCTGGCTCGGGAGTGACGAGCGGGGTAGGTGTGGACGACGGTTGGCCCGAAGAGGGGATGATGGCGGATGGGGGCTGCACCTCTTGTCCGGTTGGAGTCGAAACTTGCGTTGCCGCTCGCACTTGTGCCTGAACGGGCGTATTGCGCTGGGCCAGCAGGTCACTGACCCAGATCCCAGCCATCAGCAGAGCGGCACCCCACGCCAGCAGGGGCCAGCGTGGGGGCTTGGGAGGAATGCCTTGCTCTTGATTCTGCATCAGGCAGGCAGGCTAGGGGGTGCCTTAATAAATCTCGCTGTGGGGGTGGGCATCACCCGATGGGGGGGATCCAGTTGTTTCGGGCCTCCCACATTAAGCATGCAGGTTGCGGCTGATCCCCCTTAAAGAGGCCGCTATTCAGGTCCGGATACCGGTCACACCAAGAGTCCAAGAACACCTGGGCGTCATTGCCGACGAACGGAAACGTGCCCTGAGCCGCAACCTCCGAGTTCGTGGACGTTGCGACACCCGTTTCGTACCCTGGGGCTGCCAGTGCCTCGACGCCCTTAGACGCCTCGGTCGGCGATGCATCCGGCAGGAACGGCGGTTGGGCCCGAGCGGCTACGAAGGCCTGAAACTCGGCGTAAGCCGAGTCGTCGCGTTCCCGCCAAGAGGCACGCAGGGTGGCGAGGGTCGCGTCGAAGAGGCTAATGCGCCTGAAGAGGGCCGCAAGCTCGCGCACGACGTGGAGCAGTTCGACCTGCACCTGCGTGGATACGCTGTCCTCCAAGATCAGGCCATCGCATTCGGCGAGCAGGTGGCGCAAGCGACGGGCAATGCGCATGAACTGGGCGTCAATGAGATCGATGTCGGGTCGCTGGAGTTGTTCCCTCGCGAGCAGCCGCTCTAGAGCATTCACGCTGATCTCAACCGCGCGGATGGTCCTCAGGATGTCGGCGGGCTGAGCCAGGATGCGTGCCCGGTCGGCTTCGATCTGCGTCTCCTCGATGGCCATCCGGTAGGACAGACGTCCCTCAGGGCCCACCTTCGAGACTACGGCGACCAGCACGTCGGCCACCTCGCGAGGAATTAACTTGCGGCTGCCGTCGCCCTCGAATTCGACCCCGGCAACGCGTCTGTACTCTGCCACGAGCTTGGCAACCTGCTTGTACTGGCGACCAGTCTCCTCAGCGAGTTGATCCATGGTGATGTCTTGGAACAATGCGATGCCTCCAATGTTTGCAGTGGTTCTTCGGGGGAGGGGGCGAGCACGGCGTCTACGGCGGTAGGCCAGTCGCCTCATCCGGCGGCCCGGCACCAAGCGAACAGAGCAACCCATGCAGACCAGTCGTCCTGTCATGGCCGCGCAAGCGGAAACGCAGGCGAATGTTCAGGAAACTGAAGTTGGCCCTTCCCCCTGTCCAAGTGGGAAACACAGGCGAACGAGCTGTTGTCGGGTCAGGCACGCGTGGCGAATCGCTGGCGATATAACCCAGGGTCAGGGGGGCGCGGGCAAACCTTGTCAAAACAGCGACAGTGTCATACCCCTGCCCGCCCATCACGCCTCGCTCCCCACGTGCCAGTAGGTCATCAGCAGCCGCACCTCGACCGGCCCCCCCACGTACAGCCCGTGCCGCTGCCGCTCCGCCGCGACCTCCGCGTTCAGCCGCGCCGCTTGCCGCCCAACTGCCAGGAGCCGCCAGTCGATGGGTGCCCCCCACACCACCGGGCGGCTCAGCACGATGCTGGCCCGGAGCTTGTCCTTCACCTTGCCTGGTTTGTACGTTCCGCGGTCGAATTCCACGTCCCACTCGCGGCCGCCAGGCTGATGCCAGTAGCTGTCGGGTTTGGTTGCTTGGTCGCCGCCCGTACCGGCATGCCGCCAGTGCTCCGGCTCCGCGCCAATCAGGAGGCGCATTGCGGCCGTTCCGGCGTAGTGGGCCAGGGTGGTGTGGTGGGACGACACGGGGCTGTGGTGCATGTGGACCACGAGGTATTGCCCATAGGTGCTGGGGCGTCCCCGGACCGCCTCCACGTTGATAACCGACACGTGAGCACCGTGGCCATAGACTGCGGCCAGCATGGTCGGTCGGTCCAGGCGGTAGCGCTGGCACAACGTGGCCAGACCGGTCACTCGGTCCGCCTTGAGCTGCATGGGCAGGTCCGCGGTAGCAGCGAGGACAGCCTGGTCCACTGCGCGACGGCTCACTGCGGGGGCCATTCACTCAGGAGCACAGGGGCTAGGCTCAGACCACCTCGCTCGAGGAGCGGGGCGAGGCCCACGCGGAGCTTGTCCACGTGATTAGGCGGGGCGTGCACGACGACGTGCCGGGCCACACCACCGGAGTAGTCATTCCGCGGCCCCAGCCGGGCGTCGTGGTGGTCCCCACCCAGCAGATCGTGCAGGGCTCGCCGGACACTTTTAACGTCAGGTGGCTCGACACGCACCATGTGCACCTCGCCCTGATGCTCCCCGGCGCGGACCACGAGCGCGTGCCGCTGCCGGGAAAACAGGGCGTCTTCGGCACCATCGGTCCTCACAGCCGCCAGCTCGAGCAACAAAGCCAGCTCCAGCGCACGCTGAGGCACCGGGGGTGTCCGGCGCTCGCCGCTAAAAACGTTGAACCTGGAGCCGGGCGTGTACAGCTTTACGTCCTGCCCGCCGTACGCCACCGTCTGTACGTGCAGCAGTCGGCTGGCTACGCCGACAGCAATGTTAGCGGGAGCGTACGAGCGGTAATCCGCGCGCACAGACGACGTGAGTAGCAGGATACGTGTCAGCTTCTGCAAATCCTGCGGCAGCAATTCGAAGTGTGGGTTCATCTACCTCCTCTGCGGCTCAATTAGCACCGCTTTTTATTCATATAGCCTTTGCTAAATTAAAGCAAGTGAAGTCTTAATTTACGCGAAGGCACACCAAATGAAACAGCAGGACGCTAATTGCATTTAACGACCGCGAAACGAAAAATAGGATCAAACGCCCTTGTTTTCGTTGACAGCCTAAGAAATCAGCTTCCAGACGCGAATTCCAGACGAACATCCATGCCCACGCGGGCCGGGGCTGACGCCCACGGCCCGCGAAAAAGTGGCCACGGGAGAGGGGCATGTCTAGACATAAATTCCTCCTCCCACAAAGGAGTCCCATGAACCCATCTGCACCCGCCCCCACCTCCCTCCTCGCCCTGCCCTTGAGCAGCCTGCCGCCCTCTCGCCGCCTGACGGTCACGCTGACCTCCGATCAGTGGGTGGCCGTCGAGGCCATCAACGAGGTGTGGCTGGTCGCACTGCCGGCGGCCACCGAACCGTCCCCGCATACCGCAGCCACTCTGGAGGCCTACATCCCAGCGACCCGCCCTACCTACCGTCCGGTGCTTGCAGCGGCCCGCTGGGCGCAGGACCACCGCAACGACCCTCGGGCACAGGCCGTGCTGGACTTGGACACCACCTACTACGCGGCGGTCGGCCACGACCTCATCCACTGGTCGGTGGGAGGGGACCGCCTGTGGCTGCCGGGCGTGCCAGGGGACCTGCGGGTCACGGCTGACTCCCACGGTCCCGTCCCCCTCGATCTCGAACTCACCCCGCCTTACCTCACATCCCACGGCCTGCTGTGGGCGCGTTTCAACCTCGCGCCCCCTGGACCCGGAGTCTTCGCCTACATGAATCTGTGGCTGTGGGAGATGGGGGCCGACCAGCTGCACCCCCTGACCCCTTAACCCCCTTCAGAGGTGGCCCTCCGGCTGAGCCGTGAGGGCCATCAGCTGTTCAGCGGCTCCTGGATCTCGAACTCCGGCAGCACGAGGTGGTGATGGGTGGCCTCCCCCTCGTATCCCGCGATGGCGTACCACTCGTCGTCTCGCTCGCACCGCAGCACTGTGCGTCCTACGGCGCGCACGTTCCCCTGGCGGCTTACCCGGCGCAGGCGCTGCGTCAGCCGCCCGTTGCGGCTCAGGCGTGCCACCGCCCCCCCGGGACTGTGCAGCAGCAGCCCATCCAGGCGCAGGTCGCCCCACTCGCGGGCATAGCGCGTGACGGCGTCCCGCCCCTCTGCGCACAGCACTTCCGGCGCGCTGACATAGAGGTCCCCTGGGTCGGGCTCCAACCGGTAGCGGATGGAAGGCGGAAGGGGCGCGTCGGTGGGCAGGCTCAGGCCCTCCACACCCAGAGCCTGAAGGGCCGCCTGGTAGGTCGGGTCGAGCAGGGTGGGATGGCAGTCACCCTCGCGGCGCAGCAGGGTCACGCTCTCCCGAGCACGGGTCAGAGCCACGTACAGGGCGCGGGTCTCGTCGGGGGGCGGCCGCACGCCGTGGCGGCGCATGCCTTCACTCAGGACGAAGACGTGGTCGAACTCGCTGCCCTTGGCGCTGTGGTAGGTGCTCAGCACCACCCCCCCTCGTGCCAGCGGCCTCGCCGCTTCGAGGCGCAGGGCCAGCGTGCCCCAGGTCACGTCCTTCAGGCCGTCGGTGGCGTGCAGGATCGCTGACCAGGCCCGGTCCTGGGCGCTCAGGCCCAGGTCACGGCGCAGCCCCTCCAGCGTGGCATGAGCCTCGGGCGCGAGGGCGTCCGGCTGCCGTGTCAGCGCGTCGCGTAGGGCGCTCCCGAGCAGACTCCCCGACGGCCGCAACTGGTCGTGCACGTTGTAGAGCTGGTAGGGCACGCCCGCCTCGCGCAGGGCATGTTGGACCTCGCCCAGCTGCGACCATTCACGGGCCAGGACGGCGATCTCATGGGGGACACTCCCCCCCGCGATCAGGGACGCCGTCTCCCGCGCGATGCCCAGGGCCGCGTGATAGCGATGCCCGTAGCGCCCGATCCGCACCTGACCTTCTCCCTCGCGGACACTCACGACCCGCTGGTCCGCCTCCTTCAACCGGGCGTCGGCCGGCAGCGCCGCCTCGATAAAGGTATTGGCGGCCTGCACGATGCGGGGGCGGCTGCGGTAGTTGGGCAGCAGCGGCACGACCTTCTCCGCGGGGATGTCGTAGTCCTGCCGGAAGCGGTGGATGAACTCGATGCTCGCGCCCTGGAAGGTGTACAGGTTCTGGTCGTCGTCTCCCACCGCGACGAGGTAGCCGGGCTGTTCCCGGTCGTCCTCTTCCCCGCCCGCCGGGCCACCTTCCCGGTCGAAGGAGGCCAGCAGGGTCACCAGTTCGTACTCCGCGCCCCCGATGTCCTGGTACTC is part of the Deinococcus sp. HSC-46F16 genome and encodes:
- a CDS encoding helix-turn-helix domain-containing protein, which produces MSRKSYLTPSMTALLLESHAQGLKNQALADRLGVSLAQVKRYKKQLGLGSNDHRNTLGRRGEQLVAEALRRGGLPAVVMPHGHPFDLQSGSLRLEVKTSEKPQAGRYRFRLNTKRSSNHARYRYTKDFHADSDFLVLVIEEGGELQHLYCIPTALWKPNLWVQPDSPFCPYASFRNVLHLLRMALAA
- a CDS encoding tyrosine-type recombinase/integrase, encoding MHLDELWQRHTRHLKLRRRSPYTLTYYDATARALRAYLETQEHCLRAEAVTVGDLRGFMEHLEAKGLAEGGIDAHYRALKGLFEWAVKDELLDRNPTTRLERIKRPQRLMVTLSGEEYRRMLAVARKSPFRDRETAIVVTLFDTGLRLAEVASLTVEDVRFTDGLIRVIGKGNKERVVPLGQMASEALDRYIRKSRKPRHAFTQHVFLGRVGTPLTRSGVSQVLADLAQQAKVPRAHAAPHAFRRAFAVNYLRNGGDVFSLQHVMGHSNLDMTRRYVNLLPEDLTRVHAQVSPADRMDAAKTGGRR
- a CDS encoding adenylate/guanylate cyclase domain-containing protein — translated: MARTVREALRAVARDNLQDLSRGRTIAKSVQPGGSSGIRSYAEPTITLLREAGLLSAVRTLGGHPGFDPRPDETREAPVTTMFADLRNFTKYALFLPLDQVREIKARVIKTAVDTVHAFDGHVHNIPGDGVMAFFGAPGEDPRLGATRALRAGAYLLTLIRDDVSTFLMEQGIFDAPVKMRVGIEYGTALWGQYGVLGTSEVKATGFPVDFAAKVQQSVGADELGLGEGIVDLLSIPDDFILRRGAEYRRQYKNEVRVKKSYVFDWVSFIDSEDEATLENMGSAYPGWEPRGEYTNPRANELLPIAAHSIRLVTHVAAREGGPWKLKYNSLRKLPKGWHLRFKVEHTVPPPFEVEWEVVNNGGEAYGAGQTYWRRNHGQAVNMESTRYRGTHLMVCTIKKNGVPVARALRRVLIG
- a CDS encoding OB-fold nucleic acid binding domain-containing protein translates to MKLEDRHAITVLAQASTMDSSAAAAQQGPVQVDGRITSHREYEASNGPMLLFTLDNTLKGVMFASVWSQADRAEILRLAEEGGTVRIEGKMTTYRGEPSLQAQSIVAVP